CCTTGCCGATGCTCAATTTTTCTATCAAGCTGATTGTGACGAACATTTAGAAACTTATCTTCCTCAATTAGAAACCGTCACTTTCCAAGAAGACTTAGGCACGATGCACGATAAAGTTAACCGCATTCTCGCCATCAGTCAACAAATAGGCGAACAGTTGAACTTAGATGAAAGCCAAAAAGCGGAAATTGAAAGCACTGCGTCTCTTTGTAAAGCCGATTTAGTCACTCAGATGGTTTATGAATTTCCCGAATTACAAGGAGTAATGGGGGAAAAATACGCTTTAGTAAGTGGCGAATCAGCCACTGTTGCCAAAGGTATTTTTGAGCATTATTTACCCCGTAATGCTGATGATATTATGCCTCACACCCTTAATGGTCAAGTGGTGGGTATTAGTGATCGTCTTGATACCATTGTTAGTATCATTGGTTTAGGGATGATTCCCACAGGCTCAAGTGATCCTTTTGCCCTGAGAAGGTCAGCAAATGGTATCATTAACATTACATGGCATGGTAATTTAGCTATTAATTTACATCAATTAATCACTCAAGCCTGTGATGATTTTTTAGCAGGACATAGCCAAAAATCTCCTTTACAAATTATTACTGATTTCTTTTTACAACGCATTCATACTTTATTACAAGATGAGCTAAAAATTGATTATGATTTAGTTAATGCTGTGTTAGGAGAAAATGATTCAGAATATGCAGAAAGAGCTTTAAATAACCTCTTAGATGTACGCAATCGAGCCTTATTTTTACAAGAAATTAGAAATAATGGTATTCTCACTAATATTTATGAAATAGTAAACCGTTCAACAAAACTAGCTAAAAAAGGTAATTTAGATACTCAAGAATTAGACCCATTAAAAGTAATTAATAAAAATTTATTTGAGTCTAAATCAGAAGTAGAGTTATATGAAGCTATACAAAAATTACGCCCCATTACCGAAAAGGCAAAAACTAACAGCGACTATGAGTTATTAACGTCAGCTTTAGTGGAAATAGCGCCCTCCGTCAGCAACTTTTTTGATGGGAAAGATAGTGTTTTAGTAATGGCTGAAGATGAAAATGTGCGGGAAAATCGCCTAAATTTATTAGGTTTATTGCGTAATCATAGTCGTGTAATAGCAGATTTTGGCGCTATTGTCAAATAATATTTACTTATAAAAAAAAAAATTTAGTATATTTTTATAGATCAGATTTTCAGATAGTAGGCAAAATTAATGGTAGTCCAAACTATCTGTAAAATTGCCTTTCCCCTTTTTGTATGATAAAGCATTGTCAAAAATAGGAGCAGTGAGGGAGAAATATCAACAAAGCTCGAAACTGATTTACAATAGACAGTTAGCAAAAATTAATTATTTATGTTTAAATGTCATTATTCGATTGGTTTGATAATCTCAGAAAATCAGAGCCAGAAATTAAACCACAGCAAGAACGAGAAATCGCCGATGGTTTATGGACGAAATGCCCTAGTTGTGGGGTTTTAGCTTACACTAAAGATTTACAAAGTAATAATATGGTCTGCCTTGATTGTGGTCATCACATGATGGTTAACAGTCATGAACGTATCGAACAGTTAGTCGATGCTAACACATGGGAAGCTCTTAATCATCATTTACAACCCACTGACCCTCTTGGTTTTGTGGATCGAAAACCCTATAAAGATCGTCTGAAAGACTTGCAACAAAAGGTTAATCTCACGGATGCGGTGCAAACGGGAAAGGGTTTAATTGATGGTTTACCTTTTACGTTGGGAGTGATGGATTTTCGCTTCATGGGTGGTAGTATGGGTTCTGTCGTGGGTGAAAGACTGACTCGTTTAATTGAATATGCCACTGGTAATGGTTTACCTGTGGTGATTATTTGTGCGTCGGGGGGCGCCCGTATGCAAGAGGGAATGTTAAGTTTGATGCAGATGGCGAAAATTTCCGGCGCCCTCCACCGTCATCAAGAGGCTAAATTATTATATATTCCTGTGTTGACTCATCCCACTACGGGAGGGGTAACTGCTAGTTTTGCTATGTTAGGGGATTTGATTTTAGCGGAGCCGGGCGCTACCATTGGTTTTGCTGGAAGAAGAGTAATTGAGCAAACTTTACGGGAAAAATTACCTGACGATTTTCAAACCTCAGAATATCTTTTAAAACATGGTTTTGTGGATGCTATTGTATCTCGTACCCAGTTGAAAAAAACTCTTGCTAATTTAATTAGTCATCATCAACCGTTTTATCCTGTCAAAAATACTTTAGCACACATCCCAGCGCCCGAAACCTTATTAACAGTTGATCGTCAAGCTATTTAATTGACAATGGAATGAATGAAGAATGTAGAATGTAGAAGTAATTATTTTCTAAATTCTAAATTCTAAATTTTGACTCCCCTATTCAAAATCTATCTATGCTTAAATCAGTGGTTGCTTTTTTGATTTCTCTCCTGTTTACCCTTATATTGCCATTAGGAGGAAATGCTCAAAATCACCATCAAGAGGAGATTAAAGGAGTATGGCTGACAAATATTGATAGTGAAGTGTTATTCAGCGCCCGTCACACTACCGAAACTATCAATACTTTAACCGATTTTGGTTTTAATCGCCTTTATCCCACCGTATGGAATGGCGGTTATACTCTTTATCCTAGTCAAGTCTTACAGAAAGTTACAGGGATAAATATTGATCCTGAAGAAAGATTAACAAATCGAGATGTATTAGAGGAAATAGTGCAACAGGCG
This genomic window from Cyanobacterium sp. T60_A2020_053 contains:
- a CDS encoding glycine--tRNA ligase subunit beta translates to MPNFLLEIGTEELPASFVDSALHQWQKKITQQLETEFLSPEKINIYGTPRRLAVLIEDMPSKQPDREEEIKGPPLTACYKDNQPTKALMGFTQKQGVSLDDVEVRATDKGDFIFVNKKITGLNTTEILQNLVPQWITGLEGRRFMRWGEGELRFPRPIRHVVALWDNDILPIELPLGDSTLHSARTTTGHRILHPNTVTVEGAGDYVNAMQQAFIEVDIEARKAKIKQQIETLAQTVGGKADIYPDLLAEVTNLVEYPTAVLGSFEAEFLQLPPEVITTVMVTHQRYFPIKDENGQLLPYFITISNGDPQKSAIIATGNAKVIRARLADAQFFYQADCDEHLETYLPQLETVTFQEDLGTMHDKVNRILAISQQIGEQLNLDESQKAEIESTASLCKADLVTQMVYEFPELQGVMGEKYALVSGESATVAKGIFEHYLPRNADDIMPHTLNGQVVGISDRLDTIVSIIGLGMIPTGSSDPFALRRSANGIINITWHGNLAINLHQLITQACDDFLAGHSQKSPLQIITDFFLQRIHTLLQDELKIDYDLVNAVLGENDSEYAERALNNLLDVRNRALFLQEIRNNGILTNIYEIVNRSTKLAKKGNLDTQELDPLKVINKNLFESKSEVELYEAIQKLRPITEKAKTNSDYELLTSALVEIAPSVSNFFDGKDSVLVMAEDENVRENRLNLLGLLRNHSRVIADFGAIVK
- the accD gene encoding acetyl-CoA carboxylase, carboxyltransferase subunit beta, which encodes MSLFDWFDNLRKSEPEIKPQQEREIADGLWTKCPSCGVLAYTKDLQSNNMVCLDCGHHMMVNSHERIEQLVDANTWEALNHHLQPTDPLGFVDRKPYKDRLKDLQQKVNLTDAVQTGKGLIDGLPFTLGVMDFRFMGGSMGSVVGERLTRLIEYATGNGLPVVIICASGGARMQEGMLSLMQMAKISGALHRHQEAKLLYIPVLTHPTTGGVTASFAMLGDLILAEPGATIGFAGRRVIEQTLREKLPDDFQTSEYLLKHGFVDAIVSRTQLKKTLANLISHHQPFYPVKNTLAHIPAPETLLTVDRQAI